AagatgttgtaatgtaatatttattaatattcatttatttggtGACAACACAATAATAGAACCCTGAAGATAATGgaatattttaaatcaaattgtctaaattgtaacattagaataacacttaagatatattttaggaagtatcttactcatataattatatttcctaaaaaaataatattttttaaatttgaaagaaagattagttatttttaatgactttttattttcataattgttatgtgtatatgagaagtttttatttatttagaaatatattaattttagaaattaatacacctactagaataactattacaaccaTTTTAGAGAAGAATagttatttctcattttaaagaatagctattcataaggaatgattattcTCTGTAacaaaaacataaccaaaccaCTAAATAGCTAATCATagaaataattattacattataGTGTCTATTATAATCTACCAAACATACCCGTAATGTGTGAATTTTAAGATCACGATTCATATTTCCttatttgatattaaaaatgagCTCCTTGAGGATCCAACGAGCTTCAAGGAGTCTCTTTGTGAATCCAACAAGCCTTTGTAGGCTTTCTACGTGTTGTTATGGTGTTTTGTTCTATGCTCAAGCAACTTAGTGCGAAAGATGGGGCAGGACTATTTCACAAAGTAatgaaatctcaaatttttgtactagaaagaaaaaagtgctTATTACACTATACTCACAAATGTTAAATAACATTAAAGTTGTGAGTTTAACTAATGtttacaatttcaaaattgtGAGTTAAACTCACAACTTtttgttattagttattacacGCTTATGTAGATACACAAGTGTGTAATAAACATTGCCtgaatgaatgaaaaagatgacgattatacattattttacaaattgtaGCGTACaggttttattatattaaaatatattaaaaaatttaagattataAACACAactaaatatgtaaattaaatttattttaatagatgGAGAAGATAGTCAATTGGTACAACCACAACCTCTAGGATCCAACTTTTAATTCCTTGAAATTTTTggtaatagaattttagttgaagtatactttaaatttttttttaaaatcatattatagATTTTTACTTACCTTAAAATATTCTAACAATTAATAGGATATTTAGAgttttagttggagtagaatttttattttcttggaatttaggtaattttgttttagctAAGTTAAACTATCCTAATTAATAAGATAAACTAATTTAATGATTAATGAGAATGTAGCCATTTTTGGTGGAGAGAAGATAGCAACTCGGGGCAAACATAATTTATAGAATATACTATAATTTAGTTGAGAAACAATGATTAGACGTTAAAAAaggtttttcattgaaactctcttaataaaaatttgatagCAAACCTAATTTTTACAATACACATGACAATTAGGTATAATATTTACTTGAGACAACCATTGCTTCTAGaacccaaattttattatatagcatataaaaaaatagcttataaaatatatattcatagaaagatatcttttttctctttctatttttgataACTGATAGATGGATATGTAAGTGATCTTCCATCCTATGAAGCACCAATAGAAAAAGATGATCAACAAAAaggaaatattgtttttttttagaatactaaagtattttaacatacatatatacggggagaggggagaagatcttaaagaaactaatagtggtgtatatctaaaagagcctaactcttggatacataGCACGAGTGTAGGAAATATTGTAAAAGAACTAATCGTTGAAAAATAATCACATGAACCGaattaaaaacttattaatGGAAGggttaaaataattaaaataaaagtgggGGAATTACAAATAACTCATAACTGGttgttattatttaaaatttaaattctatcagGAGTTATTGTTAAACACCAtacacgggcagctctaggtacaattcagggggttcatttgaaccccctgagtTGAACTCCCTGAGCTGggccaaaaagaaaatttatatatcatttttttattttttttatttgaggctcctaaaataaattttgaacccCTTagacctaaatttttttttaagcctagTTGAAATGAACTTGAATATGATCATGTTGACAACATCTTGGGTCTttttaaaccaacaaaaaaaaaaaaaaaaaacaaacaaacaaaccaatttgatctaaaataaGAGGGAAAAATAGTAAacctaataacaaaaatataaatttgtttatcttaaatcttaaaaaaatcatttagatcttaacaaatttaaaataaactaatacataaaattttattatatttagatCTCGCTTAGACttcacttaacaacaataattcatATGTTGATTGTATTTACAAACAATAGATGATTTCCAAGATTTAAtgttaacaataataattagtatCTTCACTATATTAATAAACAATATgcaatgaacttatagtttatcttATATGAGAAACGCTATGTTCATAATACGCTCACAACAAAGTTTAAGTGGCCGATTGTTACTAACTATTATTGatagggaaaaaaatagttttagtagtaagtttaaattagaactaacaaaaatgtataacttaaaatttgttagaaaagtgttatgaaaatgttgtagatgtaaCACTTCTTATCTTTTATTCTCTTACTAGTATGTactatgaaaaattttgtaataaagaAATCACATAGATTGCAagactcactttttttttacccaaaatgtATCTTTCTAATTGACCCCCCTAAATATATGTCCTGAAGCCGCCACTGACACCATACCTATACTATCCAACTATTTCACATTAGGTTAAACACATTTCCAAACTAATCTTGTACCTATTAATTAAGGTTAAGTTAGGTCTAGGTTAAGTATAAATCTACTTAACATtataattttgaagaaaaaaaaagttgtggtaataggtaatttttttactgaaaccGATACTTACATGATATAAACAtaagaaattaaattctataGGGGCTTGGTGTAAACCCTTTGGCACCCTCCAATAAGGACATGCCACATCATCATATTATCAAAACATAAATGCATCTGATTACACTagataatatttcaataaacACCATATcttgttttaagtaaaaaactaaTGTGGTGTTATTAGTGTGCTAGAATGTATTCAGTTTTAATTGAAAGGCTGATGTAACAATCTTTTATTGGATGGAAACTTATTGAATACTCcaggagtatcataaatgcgtactcctcctctcacatgaattatgggtctcaccataaatttaattagtgagactcaTAGTTATGTGAGAGGGAGgaatatgcatttatggtactccaagagtacctaataattacccttattggatgatgtaaaacatgagttttacatcCTATCCTTCCCAAATTCGAACTTTAAACATAAAAGCTTTATAGGAAGACTTTATATAATTGAACTCCtaatattattatgataattctctcaaaaaaatattattatgatAAGTACAGATTATTACATATCTCTATTATTAATAACAGGATTCACTATTTGGGTTTCAACTTTTTGcgtactaaaataccctcacacaaattctttaattctttaaaatacCCTTagcttttagttaaataaaattatattaaaaaagacaaactggttaaaagagtaattttttGTTcctaagttttaagttttttcctttatcttctcAATTTTGCCTAAAATTTAAGACACTatctttatctcatttttaaacattattccatATTAGTTATtaccttatctttttctttaaaaaacatagtacaaacttatatatatatatatatatatatcacttttaaatattataacactaaaccaaaaaaaaagaaaagaattattgCACGCGCAAAGCACGTGTGATGATTCTAGTAATATCATATGACAATGTTGAGAATTTTCTATTTTGAGTATCAAGAAttaaaaaagcaacaaaaaaagttacaaatacTGTTGTAACTCtctaaataaaaagaaaggagatAAAGTGATAAATACAAAACATAATCTCCTGCTCATTTGATTTTTACTATTGTCAATAAAAATTAGCAAAACTATTATGAAAAGAAGTATAAGTGACAATTAGGTAGGATCCACTTGgtataattacaaaatttatgacCCAACTTCTATTATGAAACTAGCTTATAACATGTGAAAATGcacaagatttttatttatgaaacaAACCAATGTTTAATGCTCAAAACCAATTATCAAAAGCCCACTACCAAACCACAATTCAGAAAAATGCtggaaaataatttcaaaagggaaataaaaaattcaaaatcaaaattcaaagaaaaactaaaagaaataaattctttttagaGAGGTGATCGGCAAACATATATGAATCTACAAAGAGAATATGATAAATTATATTTGGTCTAGGGGaataaatcattaaatatgcatttatatcttttttttttttttgagatagtttcaacttatagcatTTGCTCCTGatttctttattatcagaccaagacactaatctTTATATGTATATCTTACAAAAAGATGTTAGTAAATTAAGAGTTAAATCATTAAAACATGagttatataaattaaaatagcaggatagtttattttaaaatagagttGAAAGATTAATAGATTTAACATCGAGTGAACAATGAATAGTACAAATATAAATATGTCGAAGAAAACGAAgaaattgtaaggaaaaaaaataaacgaAGTGCTGTGAAAtgatagaaatatataaaacaaaataaaagaaacaagaaatatatattgataaactCTTATATTCAAGTGGCTATCCACAATTCTTTTGATCTCTCTTAGATATGTACAATAACAGTAAAGTAATCCCACATATATATAGGACCTTAGAATGCTTGTAGACTTTATGGAATAAGGTTGTAATAATGAATACACTTTTCGATATACATCTCCCCTATAGGATTTATACATTAATTATACATTTCACCATTTACACATCCCAAGTAACCTTTTCATTGTCCAAAGTTTACACATTCTAATCAAACTTTATTTCTAACACGGAGGAATTGTGAAGCAAGCATTTGGATACTTACAAACAAGCCAACTAACAATTGTACTGCAACCGATACTATATACAAAATAGGAAACATCTAAATGATGACAAAGCAACAAAATTGCAAATAAAAGACGGGTTTAAACATAGTTGTAAGTTAatcaaaaaaattgatgtgataaaaaaattaatatcatgTCTTGCTTGGGGAAGGCAAATCTAATCCAtcaaaaaaaatcccaaaacatAATATTACTTATTTAGATGGTAAACTTGCTTATTGTAGTTCTTTGAAcgttttaaataattatttcctTGCAAAGTTGAACAAACTTGCTTATTGTAGTTCTTTGAAcgttttaaataattatttcctTGCATGGTGTCAAGTTGGAGCAATCCAAAGTCCAAAATTATGACTTTTGGATTTaagttgttgaaaaaaaaagagagtatcTTCCAATGACATggttcatagttttttttttttttttttttttggttgagaatcaaCATGGTTCATACTATAAAAGTGTAGAATAGATGAATGATTGAGTTTTTGATACTTCATTTATGCTGGACtcttcattttttgtattaaataactcacttgacataaaaattaaaaaaaattagatagaaTACCGGTTACAGAATTACTCTCTCTTAGCTCTGGTTTTTTCTTAATGCCAAACACTTCATCTTTTGTCAAAATTAGTTTTCAattatagaatttaattgaattttctctcaaatttgtttttttttaaaaggaatatatatatatatatatatgtgcaatTGCAAGGAATTTTTAGCGAAAATAGGCGTTTGAGAATTATGGAATTTGCAGTTTGAGCAATATCAATTAATGAATTGAATTTCAGTTACtttttaatcaataaataaaggAGGAAAAAGAATGGATCAACTTTATAACATGAACCCCAAATTGGTCCCAAATCTTTAAGTCTAGATCTCATTCGTTAATTGTTAAACAAGTTATCATAAGCCATAAAACAACTCTAGAGAATTCGAATCCTTATATAATTCCAATCATGAATCATTTAAACAAGTCAAATATTCCAAATCTCCtgacataattaaaattattataaacgGCCTTGATTAAATCTTAGACAAAAACAATTAGTGGGgaccctaaaaattaaaaaaaaaaaaattgaaaaccccAAAAGTGGGACCATTGAGCTTTTCTGATATTGaccaatcaaaacaaacaataaacaacaacaGCCTTAACCCAACCACCTAGTTAATAATAAACCCTAGGGTAAAAAGACCAAGCTCACCCCCCCCATACATCTCATGCCATCATccactataaatatatattgttgttgttggccattttttatttttcattccaaTCAAAACCCTAATAGCCCCCTCCTctcttgttttgtgtttttttggtaTTTCAAAGAAAGAGGcacactataaaaaaaaaaaaaaaaaacaagaataagagagagagagagagagagagagagggggggttataatattaaataaaaaaaagtagagagagagagttattggTTAGTATTATAAAAAAGGTGAAGAAGGTCAAGAAGGGTCACCTAAATTAGCtgagaaaaattgaaaacccaaaatccaaaaacccaaCAGCCCCACAGCATAAGGGCTGTGTTGccaaaaagaagggaaaaaaactaaactacTGGTacgttttctctctttttacaaaatttttacattaCTTCTATATCCTCCAATGacgtttttggatttttaaggaccattggtctctctctctgtatatGTGTCTCTGTTCAGTACTTGAATTTTTAgtcctatctctctctctctctctctctctctctgcaattaagagagagaaagcgcGGGAcattgaaaaactattttcatgGGGGTctaaaaactctaaaaactagTAGTTTATAATTAGccttcaaacaaaaacaaaaacaaaaaaaaatagccttCACCCATTGAAAAATCTCAATCCTTTTTCCCGCCAAAAACTCGAATTCCAAGCATGACCCAGATGGTTAATCGGTATCTTTTTCGGTCTTTCATCTTCATAGTCACTTCATAACTCTTTCACATCCgttttttctctctgtttttttatatattaatttatgggtatttttttttgtgcgtgtgtgtgtgtgtgtgggttttgatggcttttgttgttgaagaaagcaaaaaaagtttacaaaacAGAGTGTGATTTGGTTTTTAGGGTTTGAATTCGAAATCCAATGGCAGGGTGGTCGATGCTTGCTGATGGGTCTGCTTTAGATTGCGTCAAAACCCCAGAAAAGAAGCTAAAGCAAAACGATTTCTGGGTCGATCTAAAACCGGGTTCCAATGGATCCGATATCCAACTAGATTCCGATAAGCTTCGATGCGAGTTCGAAGGGTTTCTTCAACGTTTTGGCAAGGAGATCTGCGGTCGAGACTGTGTTCGGCCTCTACCTCCAATGCTTGGAGATGGGCAGCGTGTGGATTTGCTTAAGCTTTTGTTTGCTGTGAGAGAGAATGGTGGGTACAACGTTGTTTCTGAAGAGGGGTTGTGGGATTTGGTGGCATTAGAATCGGGGTTATTGGGTCCGAATCTGGGCTCGACtttgaaattgatttacatCAAGTATTTGGATCTGCTGGAGAGATGGTTGAAGAGGGTTTTTGATGATAAGGAGCATTTGATGGAGTTTCAGGATCAGATTAAAGATTTTTTAGCCAAGGTTCCggatcagaagaagaagaggaaggatGAGGATTATCTGAATTTGGAATTAGAGTTTAAGGAGGTGAAGTCATGTGCTGATGGTGAGGGGTTGTTGGCTTTGGATTCGAAGAAGAATGTTGAGAAAATTAGTGATGGTAAGAAAGGGGTGATAGTGTTGGATGGGGACGTGAATGGTGTTGGCCATGAGGATGAGAAAAAGGTGCGTATTGATTTGAGTGAGTGTGTAGTGAATTTACAAGACAATGGAAAATTATTTGACAATGACGAGATTGAGGGCGTGGTGATGCGTTTGGATGGAGGCAGTAAATGTGATGATGTAGTGATTTTGGATGTGACTAATGAGGAGGAGGAGAGTTTCTGTCGTAAGAGGAAGCGGGAGTCTTTATGTGGATTGCTAAACTGGGTTGTGGGGGTGGCAAAGGATCCTTGTGATCCAGCTGTTGGTTCAGTACCGGAATGGTCTGTGTGGAAGTCTCATGGAAAGGAGGAGATGTGGAAGCAGGTTTTGTTGGCTCGAGAGGCCATCTTCCTGAAAAGACAAGTGGAATCAAGCGCTGACCAATGGCAGGTATATGCTACAACACATTATGTGCTCTAAATAGGAAAATCAGTTGGAAGCATATTCTAGTCTTACATGTGTTAGATATTATATTCTTACCTATTAAAGAATCTTGTTAAAGCATTATACATGCATGTTTCTCTGTGTGAGTGTTTACTATCACATAATTTAATATTCAATTAGATGTTGTTTGTAATCATGTTTTTGTTATCACTAATGAGTATGCTGAGTAATTCATAGCAGGGCTGTATCACATATCCTGGTGGATGAGGCTGTCCTTCTAAGTTTGTAGCCCAAATAATCTGATGGATCATAGTTTTCGTATTATATGGCTTTGTTACTTTTAACTTGCTGCTATCATGTTAGGGTGTGttatacaattatttttttgttgctgCTCATTTTGTCAATGTATTCATTAGCATGCTTTAGGATGTGGCAATTCTAAA
This genomic stretch from Quercus robur chromosome 4, dhQueRobu3.1, whole genome shotgun sequence harbors:
- the LOC126721623 gene encoding AT-rich interactive domain-containing protein 1 isoform X1, with protein sequence MAGWSMLADGSALDCVKTPEKKLKQNDFWVDLKPGSNGSDIQLDSDKLRCEFEGFLQRFGKEICGRDCVRPLPPMLGDGQRVDLLKLLFAVRENGGYNVVSEEGLWDLVALESGLLGPNLGSTLKLIYIKYLDLLERWLKRVFDDKEHLMEFQDQIKDFLAKVPDQKKKRKDEDYLNLELEFKEVKSCADGEGLLALDSKKNVEKISDGKKGVIVLDGDVNGVGHEDEKKVRIDLSECVVNLQDNGKLFDNDEIEGVVMRLDGGSKCDDVVILDVTNEEEESFCRKRKRESLCGLLNWVVGVAKDPCDPAVGSVPEWSVWKSHGKEEMWKQVLLAREAIFLKRQVESSADQWQKTQKMHPCMYDDQHGSNYNLRERFKCRKKLLSEKTMSQGRACSESSSASQSELDKNPCTEGMEDGLDKHLPGTSDMSTADSAIDKYASALEKYVPKRIPYGPRFEANVPEWTGVASESDPKWLGTQVWPLEKGEHRYLIERDPIGKGRQDSCGCEVPGSIGCVKFHIAEKRLRVKLELGSAFYRWKFDRMGEEVKISWTAEEEKKFEAILRSTPPPLQKCFWDQIFKIFPTKSRADLVSYYFNVYLLQRRGYQNRVTPNNIDSDDEEESGLVTNGNGHEADKSPYSILYSPKKPYANFR
- the LOC126721623 gene encoding AT-rich interactive domain-containing protein 1 isoform X2 translates to MLADGSALDCVKTPEKKLKQNDFWVDLKPGSNGSDIQLDSDKLRCEFEGFLQRFGKEICGRDCVRPLPPMLGDGQRVDLLKLLFAVRENGGYNVVSEEGLWDLVALESGLLGPNLGSTLKLIYIKYLDLLERWLKRVFDDKEHLMEFQDQIKDFLAKVPDQKKKRKDEDYLNLELEFKEVKSCADGEGLLALDSKKNVEKISDGKKGVIVLDGDVNGVGHEDEKKVRIDLSECVVNLQDNGKLFDNDEIEGVVMRLDGGSKCDDVVILDVTNEEEESFCRKRKRESLCGLLNWVVGVAKDPCDPAVGSVPEWSVWKSHGKEEMWKQVLLAREAIFLKRQVESSADQWQKTQKMHPCMYDDQHGSNYNLRERFKCRKKLLSEKTMSQGRACSESSSASQSELDKNPCTEGMEDGLDKHLPGTSDMSTADSAIDKYASALEKYVPKRIPYGPRFEANVPEWTGVASESDPKWLGTQVWPLEKGEHRYLIERDPIGKGRQDSCGCEVPGSIGCVKFHIAEKRLRVKLELGSAFYRWKFDRMGEEVKISWTAEEEKKFEAILRSTPPPLQKCFWDQIFKIFPTKSRADLVSYYFNVYLLQRRGYQNRVTPNNIDSDDEEESGLVTNGNGHEADKSPYSILYSPKKPYANFR